The following is a genomic window from Gemmatimonadales bacterium.
GCCCCTTGGCCGCCCCTTCACTGGCCAGCACCACCGCCGCGGCGCCGTCGCAGATGCCGGAGGCGTTCCCCGCCGTCACTACGCCGTCCTTCTTGAAGTAAGGCGCCAGCTTGGCCAGCCCCTCGGCGGTCGTATCGGGACGCATGTGCTCATCGGCGCCCCACGGCTCGTCCTGCTTCGTCTTCCGGTTGCGAATCGGCACCGGCGCGAGTTCGTCGGCAAAGAAGCCGCCGTCCCACCCCGCCTTGGCGCGCTGCTGACTGGTGAGCGCATAGGCGTCCACCTCCGCGCGCGAAATCTTGTACTTGTCCGCCAAATTCTCGGCGGTTTCCGCCATCGAGAACCCGCACTGCGGATCCTTGAGCGATTCCCAAAGGAGGTCCTCAAACGGCGGCGCCGGCCCGAGGCGCAGCCCCCACCGCGCGCCGCGCACCACGTGCGGCGCCTGGCTCATCGATTCGGCGCCACCGGCGAGCACAATCTTCGACTCGCCAAGGAGAATCTGCTGGGCGCCCTGGATGATTGATTCGAAGCCGGAGCCGCAAAGGCGGTTGACCGTGACGGCGGGGGTCTCGATCGGGAGCCCGGCCCGGAGCGCCACGTGCCGCGCCAGATAGATGGCGTCGGCGCTGGTCTGGAGGGCGTTGCCAAAGACGACGTGATCCACCGTCGAGCCCTCAACCCCGGCCTTGATCAGGGCGTGCTGGGCGGCGTAAACGCCGAGCGTGGTTGCGGTTAGGTCCTTGAGCGTGCCACCGAAACTGCCGAACCCCGTGCGGGACCCGGACAGGAAGAGGACATCGGATTGCTGGCCCTGCGTTTTCATTGCGGTGCCCTTCGTGAAAGAGGGTCGGTCGAGAACCGAAAGATGTCCCCAACCGACCCCCCGTTCAA
Proteins encoded in this region:
- a CDS encoding acetyl-CoA C-acyltransferase, producing the protein MKTQGQQSDVLFLSGSRTGFGSFGGTLKDLTATTLGVYAAQHALIKAGVEGSTVDHVVFGNALQTSADAIYLARHVALRAGLPIETPAVTVNRLCGSGFESIIQGAQQILLGESKIVLAGGAESMSQAPHVVRGARWGLRLGPAPPFEDLLWESLKDPQCGFSMAETAENLADKYKISRAEVDAYALTSQQRAKAGWDGGFFADELAPVPIRNRKTKQDEPWGADEHMRPDTTAEGLAKLAPYFKKDGVVTAGNASGICDGAAAVVLASEGAAKG